The proteins below are encoded in one region of Paenibacillus sp. YYML68:
- the uvsE gene encoding UV DNA damage repair endonuclease UvsE: protein MLVRLGYVAMSVVVKNASPSKTMTYATFSKLGDQEAALRKLERISAENIANTLRLLKHNRAHDIEMYRCSSKLIPLLGHDGLGDWDPIERLSDAFAELGQYAKSHRMRISFHPDHFTVLSTPREEVLKHSRADLERHVRMLEAMGLDKSAKCNIHVGGTYGNKETARARFIRNFQSLSERIRERITLENDDKTFNALETLEIAEEVGVPMVLDIHHDAVNPSAQSADELWPRIQRTWEGCCRQAEQDSGSEPAALPPKIHVSSPKSEKDPRGHADYIELPPLMAFLRAIAPSTPRLDIMLEAKMKDDALVKLMEALRGEEGVSIRSQASFEL, encoded by the coding sequence ATGCTCGTTCGTCTCGGATACGTCGCGATGTCCGTCGTCGTGAAGAATGCGTCCCCGTCCAAAACCATGACCTATGCCACCTTCTCCAAGCTGGGAGATCAAGAAGCGGCTCTTCGCAAGCTGGAGCGTATATCTGCTGAGAACATCGCCAACACGCTCAGGCTGCTGAAGCACAATCGTGCTCATGACATTGAGATGTATCGTTGCTCGTCCAAGCTGATCCCCCTGCTCGGTCACGACGGTCTCGGAGACTGGGACCCGATTGAGCGCCTGTCCGATGCTTTTGCGGAGCTGGGGCAGTATGCGAAGTCTCATCGGATGCGTATCAGCTTTCATCCGGATCATTTCACCGTTCTCAGTACGCCAAGGGAAGAAGTATTGAAGCATTCGCGCGCCGATCTCGAACGTCATGTTCGGATGCTGGAGGCCATGGGACTTGATAAGTCGGCCAAGTGCAACATACACGTCGGAGGCACGTACGGCAACAAGGAGACAGCTCGCGCCAGATTCATCCGCAACTTTCAGTCCCTGTCTGAGCGGATTCGCGAAAGAATTACGCTAGAGAACGACGACAAGACGTTCAATGCACTGGAGACGCTGGAGATTGCGGAGGAGGTCGGTGTACCTATGGTGCTCGACATTCATCATGATGCTGTCAATCCTAGTGCACAGTCAGCCGATGAGCTATGGCCGCGTATTCAGCGCACCTGGGAGGGCTGCTGTAGGCAGGCGGAGCAGGACAGTGGTTCAGAGCCAGCGGCGCTGCCGCCCAAGATTCATGTCTCGAGTCCGAAGAGTGAGAAGGATCCGCGCGGGCATGCCGATTATATCGAGCTTCCTCCGTTGATGGCCTTCCTCCGGGCTATTGCGCCATCGACGCCGCGACTGGACATTATGCTGGAGGCGAAGATGAAGGATGATGCACTGGTGAAGCTTATGGAGGCACTTCGGGGCGAGGAAGGCGTATCGATCCGTTCGCAAGCGTCCTTTGAGCTTTGA
- the bioF gene encoding 8-amino-7-oxononanoate synthase translates to MESSSLSWMKDELQALEAKSRRRSLVISEPLESGWMLRDGRRMLNLASNDYLGLAARNDRAERSLGANRGASRGAGASRLVTGTGVEVAELEEQFAAYKGTEGCLLFGSGYMANIGVIPAVVGRDDVVFSDRLNHASIVDGIVLSRAELRRYRHRDTNQLEDMLKAASSSKRKLIVTDSIFSMDGTIAPLRELVWLKERYGAMLMVDEAHSGGLYGTTGQGLIHELGLTEQVELQMGTFSKAYGAYGAYVAGSMMVKESLINQARSFIYSTALPPQLIVTIREHWIEVKAASLAREQLQYKAAFVRDSLRDRGVQVGLSECHIIPVIVGSDANAVRMADRLQQLGIAAVAIRPPTVPEGTARIRLTLMSEHAMDDLRWAVEQIAACVAEGEAD, encoded by the coding sequence ATGGAATCTAGTAGTTTAAGCTGGATGAAGGATGAGCTTCAAGCGTTGGAGGCTAAGTCGAGACGACGCTCGCTTGTTATATCCGAGCCGCTGGAGAGCGGCTGGATGCTGCGCGACGGTAGAAGAATGCTCAATCTGGCCTCTAACGATTATCTCGGATTGGCGGCTCGAAATGATAGGGCAGAGCGCTCATTAGGTGCAAACAGAGGTGCAAGCAGAGGTGCAGGAGCCTCCAGACTTGTTACAGGTACCGGCGTAGAGGTGGCAGAGCTCGAGGAGCAGTTCGCAGCTTATAAAGGAACGGAGGGCTGCCTGCTGTTCGGAAGCGGCTATATGGCCAATATCGGCGTCATACCCGCTGTCGTCGGCAGAGATGATGTTGTGTTCAGCGATCGGTTGAATCATGCGAGTATCGTGGACGGGATTGTGTTAAGCCGTGCGGAGCTGAGAAGGTATAGACATCGGGACACGAATCAGCTGGAGGATATGCTGAAGGCTGCGTCATCAAGCAAGCGCAAGCTTATTGTGACTGACTCGATCTTCAGCATGGACGGCACGATCGCGCCGCTGCGTGAGCTCGTCTGGCTTAAGGAACGGTATGGTGCGATGCTAATGGTAGATGAGGCGCACAGCGGCGGCTTGTATGGGACGACGGGGCAGGGTCTCATCCATGAACTCGGGCTGACTGAGCAGGTGGAGCTGCAGATGGGCACGTTCAGCAAGGCGTACGGAGCCTATGGAGCTTATGTGGCGGGCAGTATGATGGTGAAGGAATCCTTAATTAATCAGGCGCGAAGCTTCATCTACTCGACTGCGTTACCACCTCAGTTGATTGTTACGATTCGAGAGCATTGGATCGAGGTTAAGGCTGCTTCGCTTGCGCGAGAGCAGCTGCAGTACAAGGCGGCCTTCGTCCGCGATTCGTTGCGCGATAGAGGCGTTCAGGTGGGTCTGAGCGAATGTCACATTATTCCGGTGATAGTTGGCTCGGATGCGAATGCGGTGCGCATGGCCGATCGTCTGCAGCAGCTCGGTATTGCAGCCGTAGCGATACGACCTCCTACCGTCCCTGAAGGCACAGCAAGAATTAGGCTGACGCTCATGTCCGAGCATGCGATGGACGATTTACGCTGGGCGGTAGAGCAGATTGCCGCTTGTGTCGCGGAAGGAGAGGCTGATTAG
- the bioB gene encoding biotin synthase BioB, which produces MVQVQTQVNWNDLAEKSLRGELLTMDDALSVLKADDDELLAIMHAAFQVRKHYYGKKVKLNLIINAKSGLCPEDCGYCSQSIVSKAGIEKYPLLEKDTLVAGAKKAMELKVGTYCIVASGKGPTNKELNHVIDAVKEIKSSMPMKICACLGILSDEQAERLKEAGVDRYNHNLNTSKQNFGNITTTHTYDDRVSTVEKAKTAGMSPCSGCIIGMGETLEEIVEMAYALRELDADSIPINFLNPITGTPLQDRRDLNPRHCLRVLALMRFINPSKEIRVAGGREVNVRSLQPLSLYAANSVFVGDYLTTEGQEASADHQMIEDLGFEIELCAL; this is translated from the coding sequence ATGGTACAGGTACAGACACAGGTGAATTGGAATGACTTGGCGGAGAAATCATTAAGAGGCGAACTGCTGACGATGGATGACGCACTCTCAGTGCTGAAGGCGGACGATGATGAGCTACTTGCGATTATGCACGCGGCCTTCCAGGTGCGCAAGCACTATTATGGCAAGAAGGTTAAGCTGAATCTGATCATTAATGCAAAGAGCGGCTTGTGTCCAGAGGATTGCGGCTACTGCTCTCAGTCGATCGTATCGAAGGCTGGAATTGAGAAATATCCGCTGCTGGAGAAGGATACACTTGTGGCAGGTGCTAAGAAGGCGATGGAGCTGAAGGTCGGCACCTACTGTATCGTAGCAAGTGGCAAAGGACCTACGAATAAAGAGCTTAATCATGTGATCGACGCTGTGAAAGAAATTAAGTCTTCGATGCCGATGAAGATCTGTGCATGTCTGGGTATTCTGAGTGATGAGCAGGCGGAGCGATTGAAGGAAGCTGGGGTCGATCGCTACAATCACAACCTGAATACAAGCAAGCAAAACTTCGGCAACATTACGACTACACACACATATGACGATCGGGTAAGTACGGTTGAGAAGGCGAAAACGGCAGGTATGTCGCCGTGCTCCGGCTGTATTATCGGAATGGGGGAGACGCTGGAGGAGATCGTAGAGATGGCGTATGCCTTGCGTGAGCTGGATGCCGACTCGATCCCGATTAATTTCCTGAATCCGATAACAGGTACGCCGCTTCAGGACCGTAGAGACCTTAACCCGCGTCATTGCTTGAGGGTGCTGGCGCTGATGCGATTCATCAATCCGTCAAAGGAGATTCGGGTGGCAGGCGGTCGAGAAGTGAATGTGCGCTCCTTGCAGCCGTTGAGCTTGTATGCGGCGAACTCGGTGTTCGTAGGCGACTATTTAACAACGGAAGGACAAGAGGCGTCCGCGGATCATCAGATGATCGAGGATCTCGGCTTCGAGATTGAGCTGTGTGCATTGTAA
- a CDS encoding alpha/beta fold hydrolase has protein sequence MRSPRRLLWIHGWGASPRDWERVTSLFAQEGAIELEADSVRWMHYYFTYDGCKSKPSFQQALHEQVTRVRPHAIVAWSMGGMLLLDWLIARCKTALDGEAVQEELNHKLNDEQNDEQQARASFPKIILVSSTLSFLSYDRALGWPRRIVERMKGKLEAETKTVLQQFRASMLTDVERRELSGQMEAWESSSSDFSLEGLRAGLDYLMELSLQEGWDVIVRAALAEEAIQLLWLHGENDSICPLQAMPEGTPGLQRYVLEGAGHAPFLTQPELFYKQLRGFIHDGNDTYS, from the coding sequence GTGCGTAGCCCGAGGCGTCTGCTCTGGATTCACGGCTGGGGAGCGTCTCCGCGAGATTGGGAGAGGGTGACGTCATTGTTCGCACAGGAGGGCGCTATTGAGCTTGAGGCGGATTCGGTGAGGTGGATGCATTATTATTTCACCTATGATGGTTGCAAGAGCAAACCTTCCTTCCAGCAGGCGCTGCATGAGCAGGTCACTCGAGTAAGGCCACATGCCATCGTAGCGTGGTCGATGGGCGGAATGCTGCTGCTGGATTGGTTAATCGCAAGGTGCAAGACGGCTCTTGATGGTGAAGCTGTTCAGGAGGAGCTGAACCATAAGCTGAATGATGAGCAGAACGATGAACAACAGGCACGTGCTTCTTTTCCGAAAATAATCCTCGTCAGTTCAACATTATCCTTCTTGAGTTATGACCGTGCTCTTGGGTGGCCAAGACGTATTGTAGAGCGGATGAAGGGGAAGCTCGAAGCTGAGACGAAGACGGTGCTGCAGCAGTTCAGAGCTTCGATGCTTACTGACGTCGAGCGGAGAGAGCTCAGTGGGCAGATGGAGGCTTGGGAGTCGAGCAGCTCGGACTTCTCGCTGGAGGGGCTGAGGGCAGGTCTCGATTACTTGATGGAGTTGTCGCTTCAAGAGGGCTGGGACGTTATTGTACGAGCTGCCCTTGCAGAAGAAGCTATTCAGCTGCTGTGGCTGCATGGGGAGAACGATTCGATATGTCCGTTGCAGGCGATGCCGGAGGGTACACCAGGGCTTCAGCGCTATGTGCTGGAGGGTGCCGGACATGCACCGTTCTTGACACAGCCGGAGTTGTTCTACAAGCAGCTAAGGGGATTTATTCATGATGGAAACGATACGTATTCATAA
- the kduD gene encoding 2-dehydro-3-deoxy-D-gluconate 5-dehydrogenase KduD: MFDLTGKVALVTGGAVGLGGGISLGLAKAGADVAIVTSNDRNREVQQQIEAMGRKAHTIVANLMDEQALEGVVQEALSAFGKIDILVNNSGIIRRTPAADHAASDWHDVLNLNLNSAFFLSQLVGREMIKQGSGKIINIASMLSYQGGINVPGYTASKHAIAGVTKALANEWASKGIQVNAIAPGYMSTDNTAALRADEERNTQILARIPAARWGTPEDMQGPVVFLASAASDYMSGHVLCVDGGWMSR, translated from the coding sequence ATGTTTGATTTGACCGGAAAAGTAGCATTGGTAACCGGAGGGGCCGTTGGTCTAGGCGGAGGTATTTCGCTAGGACTAGCGAAGGCGGGGGCTGATGTCGCGATTGTGACAAGCAATGACCGTAACCGTGAGGTGCAGCAGCAGATTGAGGCGATGGGCCGCAAGGCGCATACGATCGTGGCGAACCTGATGGACGAGCAGGCACTGGAGGGTGTTGTTCAGGAGGCGCTGTCTGCCTTCGGTAAAATCGATATTCTCGTTAACAACTCCGGTATTATTCGCCGTACGCCTGCTGCAGATCATGCGGCATCTGACTGGCACGATGTACTGAACCTGAACTTGAATTCTGCGTTCTTCCTGTCGCAGCTCGTTGGCCGCGAGATGATCAAGCAGGGCTCGGGTAAAATTATTAACATTGCTTCGATGCTGAGCTACCAGGGCGGCATCAACGTACCAGGCTATACAGCCTCCAAGCATGCGATCGCGGGTGTGACGAAGGCGCTGGCGAACGAGTGGGCGAGCAAGGGCATTCAGGTGAACGCGATTGCTCCGGGCTACATGTCGACGGACAATACAGCGGCGCTGCGTGCGGATGAGGAGCGCAATACTCAGATTCTCGCCCGTATTCCCGCAGCTCGCTGGGGCACGCCTGAGGATATGCAAGGTCCTGTCGTCTTCCTCGCATCGGCTGCTTCGGATTATATGAGCGGACATGTACTGTGTGTTGACGGAGGGTGGATGTCACGATAA
- the bioD gene encoding dethiobiotin synthase, protein MYRHKGLFITATDTDVGKTCVTAALAAYVCQYVEDGSKPCIWKPVQSGVELGDAHADSYRLVHGSGLQQTEEETVTYTFKEPLAPWMAAERTGAEISWDKLRNEGQRRLEARRPLLVEGAGGLLVPLTGKHLVADLAMLLGLPIVIIARPGLGTVNHSLLTIEAARKRGLDVVGVILNGYTDAHDRTLEENRRMIETFGNVPVLGMLPWITVQSYSVSTQVDKATIHAQWRQVWVEELVRSGIGEKLRSFFT, encoded by the coding sequence ATGTATAGACATAAAGGTCTGTTCATTACCGCAACAGACACCGATGTAGGCAAGACATGCGTAACGGCTGCTCTAGCCGCCTATGTCTGTCAGTATGTGGAGGATGGCAGCAAGCCTTGTATTTGGAAGCCTGTGCAATCAGGAGTAGAGCTAGGCGATGCACATGCGGATAGCTACCGTCTAGTCCATGGAAGCGGTCTTCAGCAGACAGAGGAAGAAACGGTTACCTATACGTTCAAGGAGCCATTGGCGCCATGGATGGCAGCAGAGCGCACAGGAGCTGAGATCAGTTGGGACAAGCTGCGCAATGAGGGCCAACGTCGGCTTGAGGCTCGAAGGCCGTTGCTCGTGGAGGGTGCAGGAGGGCTTCTGGTTCCTTTGACGGGAAAACATCTTGTCGCGGATCTGGCTATGCTGCTCGGTCTTCCTATCGTGATTATAGCTAGGCCTGGATTAGGAACAGTTAATCATTCGCTGTTAACAATTGAAGCAGCGAGGAAGCGCGGCTTGGACGTTGTGGGTGTTATCTTGAATGGCTACACGGATGCCCATGACCGTACACTTGAGGAAAATCGCAGAATGATCGAGACGTTCGGAAATGTGCCGGTGCTGGGCATGCTCCCATGGATAACCGTACAGTCCTATTCAGTAAGCACACAGGTTGATAAAGCTACTATTCATGCTCAATGGCGGCAAGTGTGGGTTGAGGAGCTGGTACGTTCGGGAATCGGCGAGAAGCTTCGTTCTTTTTTTACATAA
- a CDS encoding methyltransferase domain-containing protein, which yields MMETIRIHKKSVQRHFDRYAEQYDRHAVIQARMADRLLELVGSSLTNLQMLPREVHRIVEIGCGTGRLTAKLLEQFPNAKLLAIDLAPRMLELTIERCKGAYEQNRLEVWLGDAERCLSREGEEDAQVSTSCSDECLALEDGSIDLIVSSAAFQWFTDPEAAMSAWLRKLAPSGQLAFSTFGPETFRELHDSFRRAEELLGLQGTMRRGQHFLGLRDWEALFSCVAGGGDAAASTGRHKGTAEFELSDQAAATLANGRVFYQEECLHHVHYPDVRSFLYSVKETGASSASHGAAGGSLSRRLLKTMEQMYEHQYRDASGVRATYHVVYGILV from the coding sequence ATGATGGAAACGATACGTATTCATAAAAAATCGGTACAACGCCACTTCGACCGCTATGCCGAGCAGTATGATCGTCATGCTGTCATACAAGCACGTATGGCTGATCGGTTGCTGGAGCTGGTCGGATCAAGTCTAACGAACCTGCAGATGCTACCGCGTGAAGTGCACCGAATCGTTGAAATTGGCTGTGGCACAGGCCGACTGACGGCGAAGCTGCTGGAGCAGTTCCCGAATGCGAAGCTGCTCGCGATCGATCTCGCACCTCGTATGCTGGAGCTGACGATCGAGCGCTGCAAGGGGGCATACGAGCAAAACCGGCTAGAGGTGTGGCTAGGTGATGCGGAGCGATGCTTGAGCAGGGAAGGCGAGGAGGACGCTCAGGTGTCCACATCTTGCTCCGATGAGTGTCTTGCGCTGGAGGACGGTTCTATCGATCTAATTGTATCTAGCGCTGCATTCCAATGGTTCACCGACCCGGAGGCCGCGATGAGCGCATGGTTGAGGAAGCTAGCGCCCTCTGGCCAGCTTGCCTTCAGTACGTTCGGTCCCGAGACGTTCCGGGAGCTGCATGACAGCTTCAGAAGGGCGGAGGAGCTGTTAGGCTTGCAGGGTACGATGCGAAGGGGGCAGCATTTTCTCGGACTCAGGGATTGGGAGGCATTGTTCAGCTGTGTGGCAGGCGGAGGTGATGCCGCAGCTTCTACTGGCAGACATAAAGGTACAGCAGAGTTCGAGCTTAGCGATCAGGCGGCGGCTACTCTCGCGAATGGACGGGTGTTCTATCAGGAAGAGTGTCTTCATCATGTGCATTATCCGGATGTGCGAAGCTTCCTCTACAGCGTCAAGGAGACGGGCGCCAGCAGTGCGAGTCACGGTGCGGCCGGGGGGAGCTTGAGCAGGCGGTTGCTGAAGACGATGGAGCAGATGTATGAGCACCAATATAGAGATGCGAGCGGGGTCCGTGCAACTTATCATGTAGTTTATGGGATATTAGTATAG
- the fabI gene encoding enoyl-ACP reductase FabI — protein MSLVAGKNIVIMGVANDRSIAWAIAQSLAAQGANLVFTYENERVEERVKKLADTIPNASVMPCNVTDDADLDKLAESLRERFGVLHGLVHSIAFAKTEELEGLFVDTSREGFALAHDISAYSLVAVAQKLYPLMTEGGSIMTMTYLGAERAMKNYNVMGVAKAALEASVRYLANDLGQYNIRVNAISAGPIRTLAAKGIKDFNSILRTVEEKAPLRRTTEAAEVGDTALFLMSPLSRGITGEVIYVDNGYHIVGV, from the coding sequence ATGAGCTTGGTTGCAGGTAAGAATATCGTCATCATGGGTGTAGCGAACGACCGAAGCATTGCATGGGCGATTGCTCAGTCGCTGGCGGCGCAAGGCGCGAACCTGGTGTTTACTTATGAGAATGAGCGTGTGGAAGAACGTGTGAAGAAGCTGGCCGATACGATTCCGAATGCCTCGGTGATGCCGTGCAACGTCACGGATGATGCCGATCTGGACAAGCTTGCCGAATCACTGCGTGAACGCTTTGGCGTCCTGCACGGACTCGTGCATAGCATCGCTTTTGCGAAGACGGAGGAGCTAGAGGGCTTGTTCGTCGATACGTCGCGCGAAGGCTTCGCATTGGCGCATGACATCAGCGCATACTCGCTGGTCGCTGTCGCTCAGAAGCTGTACCCGCTGATGACGGAAGGTGGCAGCATCATGACGATGACCTACCTCGGTGCCGAGCGTGCGATGAAAAATTATAACGTCATGGGTGTCGCCAAGGCTGCGCTTGAAGCGAGCGTCCGTTATTTGGCGAACGACCTCGGGCAATACAACATTCGCGTGAACGCGATCTCGGCTGGTCCAATTCGGACATTGGCTGCGAAAGGAATTAAGGACTTCAATTCCATCCTTCGCACGGTGGAGGAGAAGGCTCCTCTGCGTCGGACGACGGAGGCAGCTGAGGTTGGAGATACAGCTTTGTTCCTCATGAGCCCGCTCTCCCGCGGCATTACAGGGGAAGTGATTTACGTCGATAACGGCTATCACATCGTAGGGGTATAG
- a CDS encoding D-alanine--D-alanine ligase, whose product MNDIIRVGLIYGGKSGEHEVSLQTALAVIKAFDLSKYEVTPIYITKEGEWRSGPALSAPVDSVQSLTFEQNAAHSGTAVLKPIFNALQSSTSGGAAEALATDTAFDVVFPLLHGTYGEDGTIQGLLEMANIAYVGAGVLASAVGMDKVMMKRVFAQEGLPQCVFRHFTKAQWQKDHAFFLMEIEVSIGYPCFVKPANLGSSVGISKARSREELLEAINLAFQYDRKIIVEENINAREVEVAVLGNDEPVASVVGEIVSSNEFYDYKAKYVDGKSTMIIPADLPQETAELIRDLAIRAYMAVDGSGLSRLDFFLRKEDGAVFINEINTMPGFTPFSMYPLLWKESGKPYAQLLDELIQLALERHQAKQQLQYSFDA is encoded by the coding sequence ATGAACGACATAATACGTGTAGGCTTAATTTACGGCGGAAAATCAGGGGAGCATGAGGTCTCCCTTCAGACGGCGCTTGCTGTCATTAAAGCGTTCGATCTATCTAAATATGAAGTAACGCCTATTTACATAACGAAGGAGGGCGAATGGCGCTCGGGTCCGGCCCTGTCTGCTCCGGTCGATTCGGTGCAGTCGCTCACCTTCGAGCAGAACGCAGCGCATAGCGGCACTGCTGTTCTGAAGCCGATCTTCAACGCCCTACAGTCCAGCACATCAGGGGGTGCAGCAGAAGCGTTAGCGACTGATACTGCATTTGACGTCGTGTTCCCACTCCTCCACGGTACGTACGGCGAGGATGGTACCATTCAGGGACTGCTGGAGATGGCGAATATCGCATATGTCGGAGCAGGTGTTCTTGCCTCGGCAGTCGGCATGGATAAAGTGATGATGAAGCGTGTATTTGCCCAGGAGGGCTTGCCGCAGTGCGTATTCCGTCACTTCACCAAAGCGCAATGGCAGAAGGATCATGCGTTCTTCCTGATGGAGATCGAGGTATCGATCGGGTATCCTTGCTTCGTGAAGCCGGCTAATCTCGGTTCGAGCGTCGGCATCAGCAAGGCGCGCAGTCGCGAGGAGCTGCTTGAGGCGATCAATCTTGCATTCCAGTATGACCGTAAAATCATTGTCGAGGAGAACATCAACGCTCGCGAGGTTGAGGTTGCTGTGCTCGGCAACGATGAGCCAGTAGCATCTGTAGTCGGCGAAATCGTATCGTCGAACGAATTTTACGATTACAAGGCGAAATATGTAGATGGCAAGTCAACGATGATTATTCCGGCCGACCTTCCGCAGGAGACGGCTGAGCTCATTCGTGATCTGGCGATTCGTGCTTACATGGCCGTAGACGGCTCTGGTCTGTCGCGTCTTGATTTCTTCCTGCGCAAGGAGGACGGTGCCGTATTCATCAACGAGATCAATACGATGCCCGGCTTTACGCCGTTCAGCATGTATCCGCTGCTCTGGAAGGAGAGCGGCAAGCCTTATGCCCAACTGCTCGATGAGCTGATCCAGCTCGCACTGGAACGTCATCAGGCGAAGCAGCAGCTGCAGTATTCATTTGACGCCTAG
- a CDS encoding amidase domain-containing protein — MTWKTLLSEYVHQRNQMELNCSVEPIQPLVSDTSFLNRQTLLLARRADTQQERAFSPLKCETRLILDVIYEHTDRAVADITLKRHACGRIGSADELEEYRIERERITLQQEDGEWTIGKIVSLDAEHAFRSVPVVSGIGQEVLTDMHVSGTVRSHSIPFLNRKLLRDPQDGSSARVQYNRTAAATYADLWWDRGNPAYLSFDVDCTNYVSQCLFAGGAPMNYTGKRDSGWWYQGRTGSQELWSFSWAVAHSLPMYLLGSRSGLRGEEVAEPGQLDIGDVISYDWDGSGRYQHSTIVTAKDANGMPLVNAHTVSSKHRYWSYTDSPAWTDRTRYRFVHIVDTF; from the coding sequence ATGACCTGGAAAACGTTGTTAAGTGAATATGTGCATCAGCGCAATCAGATGGAGCTCAATTGCTCGGTCGAGCCGATTCAGCCGCTCGTTAGCGATACGTCGTTCTTGAACCGGCAAACGCTGCTGCTCGCCCGGCGGGCCGACACGCAACAAGAACGTGCGTTCTCTCCGCTGAAGTGTGAAACACGACTCATCCTTGACGTGATCTACGAGCATACCGATCGGGCTGTAGCTGATATTACATTAAAGCGTCACGCTTGCGGCCGTATTGGTTCGGCCGATGAGCTGGAGGAATACCGGATCGAGCGAGAACGCATTACGCTGCAGCAGGAGGACGGCGAGTGGACGATAGGCAAGATCGTTTCCCTTGATGCCGAGCATGCATTCCGTAGCGTTCCTGTCGTCAGCGGTATAGGCCAAGAGGTACTCACGGACATGCATGTTTCGGGAACAGTACGCTCGCATTCTATTCCTTTCCTGAATCGAAAACTGCTACGCGATCCCCAAGACGGAAGCTCTGCTCGAGTGCAGTATAACCGTACAGCTGCCGCAACGTATGCCGATTTGTGGTGGGACCGTGGCAATCCGGCTTACTTGAGCTTCGATGTCGATTGCACCAATTATGTGTCTCAGTGCCTCTTTGCAGGCGGTGCACCGATGAACTATACTGGTAAAAGAGATTCGGGCTGGTGGTATCAAGGCCGTACGGGCTCCCAGGAGCTATGGAGCTTCAGCTGGGCCGTCGCCCACAGCCTGCCGATGTATCTGCTTGGCAGCCGCAGCGGACTACGGGGTGAAGAGGTGGCAGAGCCCGGTCAGCTCGATATCGGTGATGTGATCAGCTATGACTGGGACGGGAGCGGCCGGTACCAGCACAGCACGATCGTGACAGCGAAGGATGCGAACGGCATGCCTCTTGTCAATGCACATACGGTAAGCAGCAAGCACCGGTATTGGAGCTATACCGACTCCCCGGCGTGGACCGATCGTACCCGCTATCGGTTCGTGCATATCGTGGATACCTTCTAA
- a CDS encoding inositol monophosphatase family protein, translated as MSNIDATFAVGSKSFTAVAINTASKTGEWIQSKLGDYSTLHTKYSQHDLVTEVDKGAEMMIRKLIHTHFPTHSILGEEGVEPGPEASRAALEEISDAEYVWIVDPLDGTTNFVHGFPFFSVSIALAHRGEVIVGIVYNPVHDEMFVAEKGKGAYLKGKPMRVSGEKQLSEALIATGFPADRDHALAHNLKGIQALSPKARNIRASGSAALHMAYVAAGRLSGFWEIGLNAWDLAAGALLIQESGGQVTDTLGAPYQLGVRNVVASNGHIHSEFAAELRNAEATGF; from the coding sequence ATGTCCAATATAGATGCTACGTTCGCCGTTGGCAGCAAGAGCTTCACTGCCGTTGCCATCAACACAGCCTCCAAGACAGGAGAATGGATTCAGAGTAAGCTGGGAGATTACAGCACCTTACATACTAAATATTCGCAGCACGATCTTGTCACTGAAGTGGATAAAGGTGCCGAGATGATGATTCGCAAGCTCATTCATACGCACTTCCCTACCCATTCCATACTCGGAGAGGAAGGTGTAGAGCCAGGTCCGGAAGCGTCGAGAGCTGCGCTTGAAGAAATCAGCGACGCCGAATATGTGTGGATCGTCGATCCTCTGGATGGCACAACGAACTTTGTGCACGGCTTTCCTTTCTTCTCGGTTTCAATTGCCTTAGCACACCGTGGTGAGGTGATCGTGGGTATTGTCTATAATCCCGTCCATGACGAGATGTTTGTTGCCGAGAAGGGGAAGGGTGCTTACCTTAAGGGCAAGCCCATGCGTGTTTCGGGTGAGAAGCAGCTCAGCGAGGCGTTAATTGCAACCGGGTTTCCTGCAGATCGAGACCATGCCTTGGCTCACAATCTTAAGGGTATTCAAGCGCTTAGTCCGAAGGCTCGAAATATTCGCGCATCCGGTTCAGCGGCGCTTCATATGGCTTATGTAGCGGCCGGTCGATTGAGCGGCTTCTGGGAGATTGGTCTGAACGCATGGGATTTGGCTGCAGGCGCGCTCTTGATTCAAGAATCCGGCGGTCAGGTGACAGATACGCTTGGAGCGCCATATCAGTTGGGCGTTCGAAACGTCGTCGCTTCCAACGGACACATTCATTCAGAATTCGCCGCTGAGCTGCGAAACGCAGAAGCTACTGGATTCTAA